The following coding sequences lie in one Musa acuminata AAA Group cultivar baxijiao chromosome BXJ1-8, Cavendish_Baxijiao_AAA, whole genome shotgun sequence genomic window:
- the LOC135588980 gene encoding thaumatin-like protein 1b — translation MAQPRLVSLAFFVAVLISGAHSTTFNFKNNCSDPVWPASLNNSGKGALSQTGFQLDSGASFSLDAPPAWGGRLWARHKCSTDSSGRFSCLSGDCGTGQVACNGAGGARPTTLVEFTLQGDGGKDFYDVSCIDGFNVPVSVVPSGGSNCDSTSCRTNINARCPTELQMLAPDGSVVGCKSACVAFDTDEYCCRGQYNSTDTCKPTSYSKMFKDACPQAYSYAYDDKSSTFTCVGANYDITYCP, via the exons ATGGCGCAGCCACGACTCGTCTCTCTCGCCTTCTTCGTCGCCGTCCTGATCTCAG GCGCCCACTCCACCACCTTTAACTTCAAGAACAACTGCTCCGACCCTGTTTGGCCTGCCTCGCTGAACAATTCCGGCAAAGGTGCTCTTTCCCAGACCGGATTCCAGCTGGACAGTGGCGCCTCCTTTTCGCTGGATGCGCCACCCGCCTGGGGAGGCCGGCTGTGGGCTCGGCACAAATGTTCCACCGACTCGTCCGGTAGATTCTCGTGCCTCTCCGGGGACTGCGGCACTGGGCAGGTGGCGTGCAATGGGGCGGGAGGAGCGCGGCCGACCACGCTCGTCGAGTTCACCCTGCAGGGCGACGGAGGCAAGGATTTCTACGACGTGAGCTGCATCGACGGCTTCAACGTGCCGGTGTCGGTCGTTCCCAGCGGGGGATCGAACTGCGACAGCACGTCGTGCCGGACGAACATCAACGCGCGGTGCCCCACGGAGTTGCAGATGCTGGCACCGGACGGGAGCGTGGTGGGGTGCAAGAGCGCATGCGTAGCCTTCGACACGGACGAGTACTGCTGCCGGGGCCAGTACAATAGCACGGACACATGCAAGCCCACCAGCTACTCCAAGATGTTCAAGGATGCGTGTCCTCAAGCTTATAGTTATGCTTATGATGACAAGAGCAGCACCTTCACCTGCGTGGGGGCTAATTACGATATCACCTACTGCCCTTGA
- the LOC135589098 gene encoding thaumatin-like protein 1, whose amino-acid sequence MSCGDGFNVPVSVIPSGGSNCNSTTCRTNINARCPTELQMLASDESVVGCKSACLAFDTDEYCCRGQYGILDTWKPTSYSKMFKDACPQAYSYAYEDKSSTFTCVGANYDITYCP is encoded by the coding sequence ATGAGCTGTGGCGATGGCTTCAACGTGCCGGTGTCGGTCATTCCCAGCGGGGGGTCGAACTGCAACAGCACGACGTGCCGGACGAACATCAATGCGCGGTGCCCCACGGAGTTGCAGATGCTGGCGTCGGACGAGAGCGTGGTGGGGTGCAAGAGCGCATGCTTAGCCTTCGACACGGACGAGTATTGCTGCAGGGGTCAGTACGGTATCCTGGACACATGGAAGCCCACCAGCTACTCCAAGATGTTCAAGGATGCGTGTCCTCAAGCTTATAGTTATGCTTATGAGGACAAGAGTAGCACCTTCACCTGCGTGGGGGCTAATTACGATATCACCTACTGCCCTTGA
- the LOC103974189 gene encoding thaumatin-like protein 1, giving the protein MILVDASSGARSATFSFKNNCSFTIWPASLANSDKGALSQTGFQLDSGASFSLDAPPAWGGRLWARQTCSTDSAGKFSCITGDCGTGQVACNGAGGAPPTTLIEFTLQGYGGKDFYDVSCVDGFNLPVLVVPSGGSNCNSTSCPVNVNALCPQELRITAPDGGVVGCKSACLAFNTDEYCCRGQYGSPDTCKPSYYSQIFKNACPQAYSYAYDDRTSTFTCVGANYDITFCP; this is encoded by the coding sequence ATGATACTTGTTGATGCTTCTTCAGGCGCACGCTCCGCCACCTTTAGCTTCAAGAACAACTGCTCCTTCACTATTTGGCCTGCCTCGTTGGCCAATTCCGACAAAGGTGCTCTTTCCCAGACCGGATTCCAGCTGGACAGTGGCGCCTCCTTTTCACTGGACGCGCCACCCGCCTGGGGAGGCCGGCTGTGGGCTCGGCAAACGTGTTCCACCGACTCGGCGGGCAAATTCTCGTGCATCACCGGGGACTGCGGCACTGGGCAGGTGGCGTGCAATGGGGCGGGAGGAGCGCCGCCGACCACGCTCATCGAGTTCACCCTGCAGGGCTACGGAGGCAAGGATTTCTACGACGTGAGCTGCGTCGACGGCTTCAACTTGCCGGTGTTGGTCGTTCCCAGCGGGGGGTCGAATTGCAACAGCACGTCGTGCCCGGTGAACGTCAACGCGCTGTGCCCCCAGGAGTTGCGGATAACAGCGCCGGACGGGGGCGTGGTGGGGTGCAAGAGCGCATGCTTAGCCTTCAACACGGACGAGTACTGCTGCAGGGGCCAGTACGGTAGCCCGGACACTTGCAAGCCCTCCTACTACTCCCAGATCTTCAAGAATGCATGTCCTCAAGCATATAGTTATGCTTATGATGATAGGACCAGCACCTTCACCTGTGTGGGGGCTAACTACGATATCACCTTCTGCCCTTGA